The Vibrio sp. SNU_ST1 genome has a segment encoding these proteins:
- the hemC gene encoding hydroxymethylbilane synthase, whose product MTNSAPIRIATRKSPLALWQAYFVRDALQAAHPGLEVELVTMVTKGDIILDTPLAKVGGKGLFVKELEVAMLEGRADLAVHSMKDVPVDFPEGLGLVTICEREDPRDAFVSNTYNNIDELPQGAVVGTCSLRRQCQLLEYRPDLIIKELRGNVGTRLGKLDDGQYDAIVLAAAGLKRLELEERIRSFIEPEQSLPAVGQGAVGIECRLDDERLIKLLEPLNHKDTADRVLCERAMNLTLEGGCQVPIGSYSLLDGDNIWLRALVGEPDGSKMVRGEISGPRKDAEALGVTLANQLLDDGAREILTKLYADQE is encoded by the coding sequence ATGACAAATTCAGCACCTATCCGTATCGCGACCAGAAAAAGCCCTCTTGCCCTTTGGCAGGCATACTTTGTAAGGGATGCTCTTCAAGCTGCTCACCCTGGTTTAGAGGTTGAGTTGGTAACTATGGTGACTAAAGGTGACATCATCCTAGACACTCCGCTTGCTAAAGTGGGTGGTAAAGGACTGTTCGTTAAGGAACTCGAAGTCGCTATGCTAGAAGGTCGTGCTGACCTAGCAGTTCACTCAATGAAAGATGTGCCGGTAGACTTCCCAGAAGGTCTAGGTTTGGTAACTATCTGTGAACGTGAAGATCCTCGCGATGCTTTCGTTTCAAATACCTATAACAATATCGATGAGCTACCACAAGGTGCTGTCGTTGGTACATGTAGCCTACGTCGTCAATGTCAGTTACTTGAATACCGTCCTGACCTAATCATCAAAGAACTGCGCGGCAATGTGGGGACTCGTCTCGGTAAACTCGATGACGGTCAATACGATGCGATCGTCCTAGCGGCAGCCGGCCTTAAACGCCTAGAACTAGAAGAACGCATTCGTAGTTTTATTGAGCCAGAACAGTCTCTACCTGCTGTCGGCCAAGGCGCTGTTGGTATTGAGTGTCGCCTTGATGACGAGCGTCTGATTAAACTTCTTGAACCACTGAATCATAAAGACACGGCTGATCGTGTACTGTGCGAACGTGCAATGAACCTTACCCTAGAAGGTGGTTGTCAGGTTCCTATCGGCAGCTACTCATTATTAGATGGCGATAATATCTGGCTACGTGCATTAGTAGGCGAACCAGATGGTTCTAAAATGGTTCGTGGTGAGATCTCTGGCCCTCGTAAGGATGCAGAAGCTCTTGGCGTTACTCTGGCAAATCAATTGTTGGATGATGGCGCGAGAGAAATCTTAACCAAGCTTTATGCTGACCAAGAATAA
- a CDS encoding uroporphyrinogen-III synthase translates to MTVLVTRPGSEGQSLCQQLADEGIQAIHHPLIRIVDNPHSSDLSTQLNNSDIIIAVSHHAVTAAQNILSKTSAIWPTSPLYLGVGQKTAHVLSKICKQKVNYPQVSDSEHLLKLTELNDVDNKSILILRGNGGRELIRDSLLNRGAQVSYCETYRREYIPISNHNTYQAWVNNKTSKVVITSQEQLEYLCSITPDEYLAWLSTRQLFVPSQRIVERAQQLGFSNVTNTHSATNQILLAALRP, encoded by the coding sequence ATGACAGTGTTGGTAACTCGTCCCGGGTCTGAGGGACAATCGCTTTGCCAACAACTAGCGGATGAAGGAATTCAAGCAATCCATCATCCGCTGATTCGTATCGTTGATAATCCACACTCATCGGATTTAAGCACCCAGCTTAATAACAGCGATATCATTATTGCAGTCAGTCACCACGCCGTGACCGCTGCCCAAAACATCCTTTCGAAAACTTCAGCCATTTGGCCCACTTCGCCGCTTTATCTTGGCGTTGGTCAAAAAACTGCGCACGTTTTGAGCAAAATCTGTAAACAAAAAGTAAACTATCCCCAAGTGAGTGACAGTGAACATCTTCTCAAACTTACTGAACTTAATGACGTAGACAATAAATCCATTTTAATACTGCGTGGCAATGGTGGGCGTGAGCTCATTCGAGATTCTTTACTTAATCGAGGTGCACAAGTCTCTTATTGTGAGACCTACCGTAGAGAATATATTCCCATTAGCAACCACAATACCTATCAAGCATGGGTTAACAATAAAACGTCCAAAGTTGTCATCACTAGTCAGGAACAATTGGAGTATCTCTGCTCAATTACCCCTGATGAGTATTTGGCTTGGCTTTCAACAAGACAACTATTTGTCCCAAGCCAGCGCATAGTAGAACGAGCACAACAACTCGGCTTCTCGAACGTGACCAATACTCACAGTGCTACGAACCAAATATTACTGGCTGCTCTCCGGCCCTAG
- a CDS encoding uroporphyrinogen-III C-methyltransferase: MTSKKNNEHIEPEKKQDTQPVVVENEKAESTETKQPEKTLDASASNTAQNEQPQEHKEQIEKAEKQGKRGVKLGAIAIAISIIFSGGIAFQMQQKSAEYSAQIAALQAQLQNTQSAVNKDLQTIKQETIQEASHAVEKTQVVQSQQQKSIQSLQLAVADVKGRRPNDWLLAEADYLVKLAGRKLFLEHDAISATKLMESADQRIAALNDPSLVSLRQSMTNDITKLRTIPLIDRDGLVLRITSLQQQVDTLPLANAILPEAAVVEKKAVSQDINDWQNNLMTSMKDFSENFITFRSRDGEVIPLLSPEQHFYLRENIKGKLETAIRAVYKEQGELYSAALNTASEWSKAYLNQDNNSVIEFEKAIKQLSEQNISVKYPVKLESQNELSDVIRERLRREVTVMTTEEK, translated from the coding sequence ATGACAAGCAAAAAAAATAATGAGCATATTGAACCTGAAAAGAAACAAGACACTCAGCCAGTAGTTGTTGAAAACGAAAAAGCTGAATCTACAGAGACAAAACAACCTGAAAAGACGCTCGATGCCTCTGCGTCAAATACCGCTCAAAATGAACAGCCTCAAGAACATAAAGAGCAAATAGAAAAAGCGGAAAAGCAAGGTAAGCGCGGTGTCAAACTTGGCGCTATTGCGATCGCTATTTCTATTATTTTTAGCGGCGGTATCGCGTTTCAAATGCAGCAAAAGAGCGCTGAGTACTCAGCTCAGATCGCAGCTCTTCAAGCACAACTGCAAAATACTCAATCTGCAGTAAATAAAGACCTACAAACCATCAAGCAAGAGACTATCCAAGAAGCATCACATGCGGTGGAGAAAACTCAAGTCGTACAATCTCAGCAACAGAAGAGCATTCAAAGCCTACAGCTAGCTGTGGCTGACGTTAAAGGTCGCCGTCCAAATGACTGGCTGCTTGCTGAAGCTGATTACCTTGTGAAACTTGCTGGTCGTAAACTGTTCCTAGAGCATGATGCCATTAGTGCCACCAAGTTAATGGAAAGCGCCGATCAACGTATCGCCGCACTGAATGACCCAAGCTTAGTGTCTCTACGCCAATCAATGACCAATGACATTACTAAGCTTCGCACTATCCCTCTGATCGACCGTGATGGCTTAGTTCTTCGTATCACAAGCCTACAACAACAAGTCGATACTCTGCCGCTTGCCAATGCGATTCTTCCAGAAGCTGCGGTTGTTGAGAAAAAAGCCGTATCGCAAGACATCAATGATTGGCAGAACAACCTGATGACGTCGATGAAAGACTTTTCAGAAAACTTCATCACATTCCGCAGTCGTGATGGTGAAGTTATTCCTCTACTCTCTCCTGAGCAACACTTTTACCTGCGTGAGAATATCAAGGGCAAACTAGAGACCGCAATTCGCGCTGTCTACAAAGAGCAAGGTGAACTCTATAGCGCAGCTCTTAATACCGCTAGCGAATGGTCGAAAGCGTATCTAAACCAAGATAACAACTCTGTGATTGAATTTGAGAAAGCGATTAAACAGTTAAGTGAGCAAAATATCTCTGTGAAATATCCTGTAAAGCTTGAGTCTCAAAACGAGTTGTCTGATGTGATACGCGAACGCCTACGTCGTGAAGTCACTGTTATGACCACGGAGGAAAAATAA
- a CDS encoding heme biosynthesis protein HemY — MIRWIFLFLVLGAGLIVGTQFSGQQGYVLISIANKTIEMSVTTLVIFVIAVLATLFGLEYLFKKLIYASSTTWNWFSVRKLKRSRRYTNEGIIKLLEGDWKSAEKKVTRWANHHDMPLLCYLVASQAAHEQGNTSERDKYIELASQQEDSLLAVELTKAKQQISESNYEAAFDTLSTLKGSYPNNTAVLGLLKATYMQLKLWQPLLELTPKLAKNKLLTAEEQVELEQKAQCGLLHDVAQQQGSEGLISHWNKLSRKQKQSSHLVSCFVKQLIARKADSEAFTVIKENIAKSGSNELYILLPELNLADHHPVVVMLERAISKDSGNAEAHSALAHFYLREQKWAEAQSHFEKALALRSNVSDYGYLSDALEKQNLTKAAHEVSRKALALVQPA, encoded by the coding sequence ATGATTCGTTGGATTTTTCTTTTTCTCGTTCTAGGTGCTGGGTTAATTGTTGGTACTCAGTTCTCTGGTCAACAAGGCTACGTTCTGATCTCAATTGCGAACAAAACGATTGAGATGAGTGTGACGACTCTAGTTATTTTTGTGATTGCGGTTCTAGCGACTTTGTTCGGCTTAGAATACCTATTTAAAAAGCTTATTTACGCAAGTTCAACCACTTGGAACTGGTTCAGTGTTCGTAAACTGAAACGCTCTCGTCGTTATACCAATGAAGGCATTATCAAACTTCTTGAAGGTGACTGGAAAAGCGCAGAGAAAAAGGTAACTCGTTGGGCTAACCACCACGACATGCCGCTACTTTGTTATTTAGTCGCTTCTCAAGCTGCTCACGAACAAGGTAATACAAGTGAGCGTGATAAGTACATCGAGCTTGCTAGCCAACAAGAGGACTCTCTATTGGCCGTTGAGCTAACCAAAGCAAAACAACAGATCAGTGAGTCGAACTACGAAGCCGCATTCGATACACTTTCAACATTGAAAGGTTCGTACCCGAATAACACCGCCGTGCTTGGCCTGCTAAAAGCCACTTACATGCAGCTTAAGCTGTGGCAACCACTGTTAGAGCTAACGCCTAAGCTGGCTAAGAACAAGCTTCTTACAGCTGAAGAGCAAGTTGAGTTGGAACAGAAAGCACAATGTGGTTTGCTTCACGATGTGGCACAGCAACAAGGTAGCGAAGGTTTAATCAGCCATTGGAACAAGCTTTCAAGAAAGCAGAAACAAAGCTCTCACCTTGTTTCCTGCTTTGTGAAGCAACTGATCGCTCGCAAAGCTGATTCAGAAGCCTTCACAGTGATTAAAGAAAACATTGCGAAGAGTGGTTCAAATGAACTCTACATATTGCTTCCAGAGCTGAACCTAGCCGATCACCACCCAGTAGTGGTCATGCTAGAACGTGCAATCAGTAAAGACAGTGGTAATGCCGAAGCACACAGCGCGTTGGCTCACTTCTATCTAAGAGAGCAGAAGTGGGCGGAAGCACAAAGCCACTTCGAAAAAGCCCTAGCGCTTCGCTCAAATGTTTCAGATTACGGATACCTATCTGACGCCCTAGAGAAGCAAAACTTAACGAAAGCAGCCCATGAAGTTTCTCGTAAGGCACTCGCTCTAGTTCAGCCAGCTTAA
- a CDS encoding IS630 family transposase, translated as MDSLNNTDFKKLASQQKTIQMKVRLLALAHFKEGHSRTQIAKYLKVSRTSVNKWVQAFLEEGLEGLQEKPRTGRPAYLNAEQRKQLSAFIKKEAESPSGGRLVGSDIHDYIVKNFDKYYPNSIYYLLDHMGFSWITSRSRPPKQSQQIQDDFKKFKIETILKIPGHIGLESVDVWFQDEARFGQQNTTTRLWATRGTRPRVVKQQQFEYAYLFGSVCPERGIGEAIVVPWVNKDIMTNHLEQISKATEKGRYAVVIMDGAGWHTDDIAREFNNVSTIKLPPYSPELNPIEQVWSWLRQHYLANQSFTDYNDIVSKVCRAWNGFLECKDRVTKMSRRDWINLIS; from the coding sequence ATGGATAGCCTTAATAATACTGATTTTAAAAAACTAGCAAGCCAACAAAAAACCATTCAAATGAAGGTTCGCTTGCTAGCACTTGCCCACTTCAAAGAAGGTCACTCGCGCACTCAAATTGCCAAATACCTTAAAGTCAGTCGAACTAGTGTAAACAAATGGGTCCAAGCATTTCTTGAAGAAGGATTGGAAGGGCTTCAAGAGAAACCTCGCACAGGCAGACCTGCCTATCTCAATGCAGAACAACGAAAACAACTCAGTGCATTCATTAAGAAAGAAGCAGAGTCCCCTTCAGGCGGGCGCCTTGTCGGGAGCGATATACATGACTATATCGTGAAAAACTTTGATAAATACTACCCTAATTCTATCTATTATCTCCTCGACCACATGGGCTTCTCTTGGATAACTTCTCGCTCCAGACCCCCTAAACAATCACAGCAAATCCAAGACGATTTTAAAAAATTTAAAATAGAAACGATCCTTAAGATCCCCGGCCATATTGGGCTAGAGAGTGTTGATGTCTGGTTTCAAGACGAAGCTAGGTTTGGCCAACAGAACACAACGACACGTCTTTGGGCGACTCGTGGAACGAGGCCTCGCGTAGTAAAACAACAGCAATTTGAATACGCTTATTTGTTTGGTTCGGTATGCCCTGAAAGAGGAATTGGTGAAGCCATAGTGGTTCCTTGGGTTAACAAGGACATAATGACAAATCACTTAGAGCAGATATCTAAGGCTACTGAAAAAGGACGTTATGCTGTCGTTATAATGGATGGTGCAGGCTGGCATACCGATGATATTGCGAGAGAGTTTAATAACGTCAGTACTATTAAGCTTCCTCCCTACTCGCCAGAGCTTAACCCTATAGAGCAAGTTTGGAGTTGGTTGCGACAACATTATCTAGCGAATCAAAGTTTCACTGATTATAACGACATTGTTTCCAAGGTTTGTCGCGCTTGGAATGGATTTCTTGAGTGCAAAGATCGTGTCACAAAAATGAGCAGAAGGGATTGGATAAACCTGATCAGTTAA